From the genome of Notolabrus celidotus isolate fNotCel1 chromosome 5, fNotCel1.pri, whole genome shotgun sequence, one region includes:
- the taf9 gene encoding transcription initiation factor TFIID subunit 9, with protein sequence MSAPKTIPKDAQVMIQILKDMGITEYEPRVINQMLEFTYRYVTTIIEDAKIYSTHAKKSTVDADDIKLAIQCRMDQSFTSPPPRDFLLEVARQKNQTPLPLIKPYTGPRLPPDRYCLTAPNYRLKTVQKKVSSSAGRISVPRLSVGAVSSRPGTPTLGTPSVQSVTTKVGTPVSLTGQRFTVQIPPPSQTATTKTTTPSTPAVSNVLINPSLIGSKNILITTNMVSQNSGGESLKRKHEDEDDYDTL encoded by the exons ATGTCTGCTCCGAAAACCATCCCCAAAGATGCCCAG gtgatgATTCAGATCCTGAAGGACATGGGCATCACAGAGTACGAGCCCCGAGTCATCAACCAGATGTTGGAGTTCACCTACA GATACGTGACGACTATCATCGAGGACGCCAAAATCTACTCCACACACGCCAAGAAGTCCACCGTGGACGCCGATGACATCAAGCTAGCGATCCAGTGTCGCATGGACCAGTCATTCACCTCGCCGCCTCCTCGAGAT tttctgttgGAGGTGGCTCGGCAGAAGAATCAGACTCCTCTCCCTCTGATCAAACCTTACACCGGACCACGACTTCCTCCAGACCGCTACTGTCTGACCGCTCCGAACTACAGACTGAAAACCGTGCAGAAGAAG GTGTCATCGTCGGCCGGCAGGATATCAGTGCCTCGGCTCAGTGTTGGCGCCGTCTCCAGCAGGCCGGGCACGCCGACCCTCG GGACTCCATCTGTTCAGTCTGTCACCACTAAAGTCGGAACTCCAGTGTCTCTGACGGGTCAGAGGTTCACCGTACAGATACCACCGCCTTCTCAGACGGCCACCACCAAAACTA cCACGCCATCTACGCCGGCCGTCTCCAACGTCCTCATCAACCCGTCTCTGATCGGCTCCAAGAACATCCTCATCACCACCAACATGGTGTCCCAGAACTCCGGAGGAGAGTCGCTGAAGAGGAAGCACGAAGACGAGGACGACTACGACACTCTATGA